CGATGAAAATAACATTCTCGATGGAActgttgttggtgaaacCGTTAATGCGGAAATGAAAGCAAAGTTATTACTTGAAATCGCCAGCAAGCACAATATTGACCCACAAACAGCTGTTGcggttggtgatggagccaatgatttgaagatgatggaaGTAGCGGGATTCGGGGTCGCTTGGAATGCTAAACCAAAGGTACAGCAATTAGCCCCATCTTGTTTGAACACCAAATCTTTGGCGGACATTCTCTATATTATGGGGTACACTGACACAGAGATCAACAAATTAATAGAATAAAATCGGTACACTAATCATACAATTGCCTTGACTTGTCCTCTAACAACACCTGCCACtccattgaaaagaagcacctcatcaccaatgttGACGTCTTTCAATTCAAGTTTACCTTCTTTTATGTACATATTCATTAGCAAAAAGCTTCGGGTGACTCCACATAAACATCCAGAACTCAACTCAGGCGTTACCCATTTCCCATCCTTATGAACTGCGATGTTAGTGATGGACCCTTCCATCAACTCACCCCGAACATTTCCGAGAATCACTTCCTCTTTTCCTACTCGTGCACCAGGCAAACACTTTTCTCGTGCAGCGTTGTAGTGGGACCTATGGGTGGTTTTAAATGACGTGAAGGGAGACATTAGAATGGTTTCTGAGTCCACATATATATCCCATATCTCGTCTTCAGGGATATCGTCATCCAACCCACGTAACAAGTTAGGGCGTTCAATCGTTTCAAAGAATTCTAATGTCACTTGGCCGTCCAAACCAACTAGCAATCTGATTCTTAATGGTGTATCTACTGGATGACTATTGTCTTTTATGGATGTGACCAACTGATCTAGTATCGTCTTCTCTTCGAAGACCAAAGTTGTTTCCTCATTTCTTGTGAAGAATTCGATCGTAAACTGAAGCCTGTTGATGTGTTCAGGTAATAGAAAGAAGTTTTCGGCTGTAATGTCATCTACGGCCTTCGGTTTCACTTTGGAGATATTTGGATCATAACGAATAGTCGACACGATCTGGAAATCTGTTACCTCTTGGTTCTGTTGAATGTACTTTTGATATAGCTCCCGGCCACTTTGTTTGCATTCTTCTGTGGTCAATTTACTGACATTGTCTTCGCTTTTGGTTCTGGCCATTATGTACTTTTTTGTGGAGAATGCGTAAGACTTGATGCGCATCTAGAATTATGCTTAAATATGGTTACCGTATGTTTGTGATATATATATAAATGCTAAGAATGAAGGAGGTTAATGTATAAAATTGCCAGAGAGCCATGAATCTAATAGGGTCTGAATCTCTTCTTGTCACTCATGGCTCTGACCTTCTCCTGGTCAGCTTTAAACTTGCGTAATAACTCATTCatctcttccttcttcttttctctcAACTGGAACCTATAAAAGTCTTCcttttgcttcttcttcatcttcgcTTGTGCCTTCTGGGATTCAGCTTTGGCAATTGCCAGTTTTTGCTGGCCCAAGATACCGGCCTTGGTTTTTCTTTGAGGGCCCACCACCAACGTAAATCCGTCTTCATCTACTAATTCACGTTGATTCAGGAGGTGTTCTATCGAATCCTTCTCTGCCttgtcaaaatcaattAATGCCTGGCTGACAGAATTAGATAAAGTTTCCACATCCAATACCTGGGAATGatattttccaagaaaGTACTGGGATCCAAACGAGTTGGCTTCCAAGGGCCATTCCACCACTTTGTAACCACTGGACAACAGTTTCAATTTGTTCATGGCCAATTGGAATGCTGACTTGTCTATAAAAGTGACAATCCCACAGTTCTTGGGCAATTTTGCACTTGATTCATCGACTTCAGACGGAATGTCAAGATCAGACGTGAGTTTGGATAAGTCAAGGAAAACATCTTCTGCCGAATCTGTCAAGTAACTGGCGGTAAATGACTCCATGGTGGCCCCAATAGCTATATTTTGGAAAAACTTCTTTAGCACCTTTGTGGTGGATGCAATAGGAAGATTACAAAAGAAAATTGACCTGGACTCGGAATCACCAGCAAGTTTCACCTCAtgtttcttgaagaatatatAGCTCTCGACACTGCTGTTGGGAATCTTTAACGGCAAGACTTTAAACCCTTTGATCTCAGTTACCATTGCTAGCTGATTTCTTTCTCATCTatcatttttttttctcatTGCAGCTGCGCTACCAGAATCGGTAGGTACACTTAGATGGTGGGCTGGGGATAACAATTGATAGGTCCCTCTGGGGATGTGAAATGGATCGTGAGGTTTATAATTACTCAGCAGACCAAGAATTCACGTACTTTCACCTATTTTTTTAGGGTTCATTCTGCCCAATTATAGTTTTAGTTTAGTTGCAGCCTGGTTGACGTGGAGCAGCAGGACCAAAGTTACCGATAAGGCTCTGGAGAAACTCCCAGATTTCCCATTTCCCCGTCAGTATGTTCATTAACTATATAACTCTTGGTTTATCCCCTGAATGAGCTGGCCCTTCCCAAAAATATTTATATTTGCCCTTTTGGTTGTATGAAGCTGCAGCAAACGGTATCAAATGCCTGTATATATGCCTCTCAATATTTTTTTTCCAAAATTTTTCTTCAGCTCCAGCACCAACACACGAAATGGATAGAGAGACGTTGCTTAAAGCATTGGCGGGAACGTTGGATGCCTCAAACTATCAACTTAGGAAGGAGAGTGAGCAGCAGTTACGGTTCTTTGAGCAACAGCCGGGATTCACCGCGTATTTGCTTGACTTGTGCATGGAACCTGAGGTTCCCCAAGGTGTCCAAATCAGTGCTACCGTTCTATTCAAAAACAGAATCAGCAGTTATTGGGTATCAAGTACTGAGAGACTGGAGACTTTTTCCATCAAGGATGACGAAAAACCCATTATCAaaaccaagttgattgaaactTTGGTCAAGACCATTAAGAACAGCAGAATCAGATCCCAATTGGCACTTGCAATTCATAGTATTGTAAACGCTGAGAAATGGGATAACTTGAacgaaatcatcaaaacGTTGTTGTCTTCTGGGGAGGTTGACCAAATCAACGCCGGGTTGATTTGTTTGTATCAATACACCAGAGCTTATAGATGGTCCCATCTCgaatcttcaaatcctATTTTGGACGACATCACCACTGAGTTATTCCCTACGCTTGAAGTCTTGAtggacaacttgttggccaatGACTCGGCTGTCAGTGATGAAATGATGTATTTGGTCGTcaaaattttcaagttttccacTTACTCGGTGTTGCCTACCTACATTCAAGACCAGAATAACTTGGGTAAATGGTGTAGATTTCAGATaatgttgatcaacaagcCATTGCCCGACTCTGTGATGCAGGAAGAAGTGTTGGAGGAAAGAGCTTCGATTCCAAGAATTAAGGCTGTCAAATGGTGCTTCGGTAATCTTCACAGATTGTTGAGTCGTCATGGTGGTGGGTTTAGTACTagaaacaaagaagatAACCAATTtgccaagttcttcttaTCGACTTTTGTCCCCgaaatcttgaaggtttACTGGAACATCATCGAAAATTGGTCTGCTAAAAGGATTTGGTTGTCTGAAGGTTCGTTGTATCATATGATTTCATTCTTGGAacagttgattgaaaatgacgCTTGGTCTTTGATCAGTGGTGAAATGGAAGCTATTCTTAAGCATGTCATATTGCCACCTTTACAAGCTACGGATGAAACAGTGGAGTTGTATGAGGATGATCCTGAAGAGTATGTCAGAAGGTTCTTTGATATTAACAGAGAAAGCAACACTTCTGATGTTGCCTCCATCAGCTTTGTCTACCGATTAtcgtccaagaagtttgccGAAACCTCCAGTTTGATTCTTGGTATAATAAGTGACATTTTTGATAGAAGAGCCAAGAACAGAAATGATGTTTCGATAGctaaagaagttgaagggGCTCTTCGGGTGTTGGCCACGATTTCCTACAAGTTGGACAAAAAACAGTCTCCTGTTCATGGGCAAATTGACCAGTTGATATATGCCTATGTCTATCCAGAGTTATCTGAAGATTCAATTGCCAAGGCTCCTTATTTGACTGCAAGAGCCTGTGATACCTTGGCAATGTTCATCTACACCTACCAAGATACAAGTGTTTTGCAACAGATTTTCACTGGTGTTATCAATTGCTTCCAAAAACACGATCACCTTCCCATCCGGTTAACTGCTGTTGACGCTTTGCGAACTTTGGT
The sequence above is drawn from the Yamadazyma tenuis chromosome 3, complete sequence genome and encodes:
- the ABZ2 gene encoding Aminodeoxychorismate lyase (COG:E; EggNog:ENOG503P2UR) is translated as MARTKSEDNVSKLTTEECKQSGRELYQKYIQQNQEVTDFQIVSTIRYDPNISKVKPKAVDDITAENFFLLPEHINRLQFTIEFFTRNEETTLVFEEKTILDQLVTSIKDNSHPVDTPLRIRLLVGLDGQVTLEFFETIERPNLLRGLDDDIPEDEIWDIYVDSETILMSPFTSFKTTHRSHYNAAREKCLPGARVGKEEVILGNVRGELMEGSITNIAVHKDGKWVTPELSSGCLCGVTRSFLLMNMYIKEGKLELKDVNIGDEVLLFNGVAGVVRGQVKAIV
- a CDS encoding uncharacterized protein (COG:A; BUSCO:EOG092655SO; EggNog:ENOG503P3GZ), whose protein sequence is MVTEIKGFKVLPLKIPNSSVESYIFFKKHEVKLAGDSESRSIFFCNLPIASTTKVLKKFFQNIAIGATMESFTASYLTDSAEDVFLDLSKLTSDLDIPSEVDESSAKLPKNCGIVTFIDKSAFQLAMNKLKSLSSGYKVVEWPLEANSFGSQYFLGKYHSQVLDVETLSNSVSQALIDFDKAEKDSIEHLSNQRELVDEDGFTLVVGPQRKTKAGILGQQKSAIAKAESQKAQAKMKKKQKEDFYRFQLREKKKEEMNELLRKFKADQEKVRAMSDKKRFRPY
- a CDS encoding uncharacterized protein (EggNog:ENOG503NYKD; COG:U,Y) encodes the protein MDRETLLKALAGTLDASNYQLRKESEQQLRFFEQQPGFTAYLLDLCMEPEVPQGVQISATVLFKNRISSYWVSSTERSETFSIKDDEKPIIKTKLIETLVKTIKNSRIRSQLALAIHSIVNAEKWDNLNEIIKTLLSSGEVDQINAGLICLYQYTRAYRWSHLESSNPILDDITTELFPTLEVLMDNLLANDSAVSDEMMYLVVKIFKFSTYSVLPTYIQDQNNLGKWCRFQIMLINKPLPDSVMQEEVLEERASIPRIKAVKWCFGNLHRLLSRHGGGFSTRNKEDNQFAKFFLSTFVPEILKVYWNIIENWSAKRIWLSEGSLYHMISFLEQLIENDAWSLISGEMEAILKHVILPPLQATDETVELYEDDPEEYVRRFFDINRESNTSDVASISFVYRLSSKKFAETSSLILGIISDIFDRRAKNRNDVSIAKEVEGALRVLATISYKLDKKQSPVHGQIDQLIYAYVYPELSEDSIAKAPYLTARACDTLAMFIYTYQDTSVLQQIFTGVINCFQKHDHLPIRLTAVDALRTLVDNDAVADHIAPQVPQLMGSLIEMTKTFESDTLTSVMESFVEKFASSLEPYANDLSARLTEQFLRTANELLEMQSGSNSGNVDIDKEYQASGILKTITTLVVAMSTSPSVASSLEHVLKDSVVFVIQNAQIAFLPEVLEILESLIFATQRMSPLMWELYQVCMDSFDTYAYEFFDNFSTYFESVIFYGFTSEDVTIENKQVQSLITVCFEVLRSEFVEPIFAHSAFELLELIILALNQRFKPFLVTFLPEIFQIFDNLKAQEAFDGYMLHQLSIARIFFATSYVDPITTLQFLNEKQFTPSFFKLWIEHSDDFQSVHGCKLQILSCIAFLCDGELSLIQDQDLIGEITDLLISNLEVLPHAIKTRQDIQSKEYGVRQFLNEDEDGEYTGEYLADDYDAEAELEAMKQTPIDNINVYESFVTKMQLLQQQKPQAYQEIVERFSDDQKIIVNRVFETFNKIRAQS